Proteins encoded together in one Kutzneria kofuensis window:
- a CDS encoding type II secretion system F family protein: METAVSGGSGIGGPPMIGYAASAFLLSLALLVLPGPITARVRLALVFGPSEAAARHGPRLPAEWLPALVGISAGVPAGMLFGWVPALVVSVVAFLWCRRTTRRGPPPPDPLTLAATWDLLAASLRAGLPVPTAIRAVASVAPPGCADVLRRTAELLALGSDPVQAWAPALADPATEPLARGARRSARSGTALAEVADGLAQRIRATAADTAEVRAQRAAVLITGPLGLCFLPAFLCLGVVPVVVGLAGRLLISW; encoded by the coding sequence GTGGAGACAGCGGTCAGCGGCGGGTCCGGAATCGGCGGGCCGCCGATGATCGGGTACGCCGCGTCCGCCTTCCTTCTTTCTCTTGCACTGTTGGTGCTGCCCGGGCCGATCACCGCTCGCGTTCGGCTGGCGCTCGTCTTCGGGCCGTCGGAGGCCGCCGCGCGGCACGGCCCGCGGTTGCCGGCCGAGTGGCTGCCGGCGCTGGTCGGAATCTCCGCCGGGGTGCCGGCGGGAATGCTGTTCGGCTGGGTTCCTGCGCTGGTGGTGTCGGTGGTGGCATTCCTGTGGTGCCGTCGGACGACCCGGCGAGGACCACCGCCGCCGGACCCGTTGACGCTGGCGGCAACGTGGGATCTGCTCGCCGCCAGCCTGCGGGCCGGGCTGCCGGTGCCGACGGCGATCAGAGCCGTGGCCTCGGTCGCGCCGCCGGGCTGTGCGGACGTGTTGCGACGCACGGCGGAACTGCTTGCACTGGGGTCGGACCCGGTGCAGGCGTGGGCCCCGGCGCTGGCGGACCCGGCGACGGAGCCGTTGGCGAGGGGTGCTCGCCGCAGCGCCCGATCCGGCACGGCGCTGGCCGAGGTCGCCGACGGGCTGGCGCAACGGATCAGGGCGACGGCCGCCGACACGGCCGAGGTCCGGGCGCAGCGCGCGGCGGTGTTGATCACCGGCCCGCTCGGACTGTGTTTCCTGCCGGCCTTCCTCTGCCTGGGTGTGGTGCCCGTGGTGGTCGGACTGGCCGGTCGACTGCTCATCAGCTGGTGA
- a CDS encoding Rv3654c family TadE-like protein: MRDDRGVATVLGAGVIAALMLLVVLGIQVGGAVLTRHRVAAAADLAALAAAGQLAAGTDGACERARWVAERMSATTTACRVAGWEAYVEVSARPPGWAVLSGTANAHARAGPAEVPGGR, encoded by the coding sequence TTGCGGGACGACCGAGGCGTGGCCACGGTGCTCGGCGCCGGGGTGATCGCGGCGCTGATGCTGCTCGTGGTGCTCGGGATCCAGGTCGGCGGGGCAGTGCTGACCCGGCATCGGGTCGCGGCGGCGGCGGACCTGGCGGCGCTTGCGGCGGCCGGTCAACTGGCCGCCGGGACCGACGGGGCCTGCGAGCGGGCCCGCTGGGTCGCCGAGCGGATGTCGGCCACGACGACCGCTTGTCGCGTCGCCGGGTGGGAGGCGTACGTCGAGGTGTCGGCCCGCCCGCCGGGATGGGCGGTGCTGTCCGGCACGGCCAACGCCCATGCCCGCGCAGGTCCGGCTGAAGTGCCCGGCGGCCGTTGA
- a CDS encoding TadE family type IV pilus minor pilin, with protein sequence MRSRFGPDRGAVTVEAAIAICGVIAMLALGFSAIGAVVAGMRSIDAAAEVARLVARGDRGRGEEAAKQLGPDGADVSIKVDGDEVSVTVTAKPVPLLLGLRPSGTAYAVLEPGASG encoded by the coding sequence GTGCGCTCTCGCTTCGGCCCTGACCGGGGCGCGGTCACCGTCGAGGCCGCGATCGCCATCTGTGGCGTGATCGCCATGCTCGCGCTCGGCTTTTCGGCGATCGGAGCGGTGGTCGCCGGCATGCGATCCATCGACGCCGCCGCCGAGGTCGCCCGCCTGGTCGCCCGGGGTGATCGCGGCCGCGGCGAGGAAGCCGCCAAGCAACTCGGCCCCGACGGTGCCGATGTGTCGATCAAGGTCGACGGCGACGAGGTCAGCGTGACGGTCACCGCGAAGCCGGTGCCGCTGCTGCTCGGGCTGCGCCCGTCGGGCACGGCTTATGCGGTGCTTGAACCGGGGGCGAGTGGCTGA
- a CDS encoding bifunctional DNA primase/polymerase: MDWSDSWRGAFRIELRAEAMGLAWRGWPVLPGTYPTGSQWAGRDGVEQTGPVPVHRDWVDRVGTKPEQVAAWWTGRRYSLLVATGYVVDAIEVDAELGRRVASVLRTTGVPVPIAATPAGKWMFLVNSGQELSAELAGRGDVVLHGLNSWIPLPPTPFQHGVVHWRVKPEVCGWSLPDSQVVQEALVEATRPDHVGEMLGTSAQRLVAADSF, translated from the coding sequence ATGGATTGGTCGGATAGCTGGCGCGGCGCGTTCCGCATCGAGCTGCGTGCTGAGGCGATGGGCCTCGCGTGGCGCGGATGGCCGGTGCTGCCGGGCACCTATCCGACGGGCTCGCAGTGGGCGGGCAGGGACGGCGTCGAGCAGACCGGCCCGGTGCCGGTGCACCGTGACTGGGTCGACCGGGTCGGCACCAAGCCCGAGCAGGTCGCCGCCTGGTGGACCGGGCGTCGGTACAGCCTGCTGGTCGCCACCGGTTACGTGGTGGACGCCATCGAGGTGGACGCCGAGCTGGGCCGTCGCGTGGCGAGCGTGCTCCGCACGACCGGCGTGCCGGTGCCGATCGCCGCCACCCCTGCCGGCAAGTGGATGTTCCTGGTCAACTCGGGCCAGGAGCTGTCGGCCGAACTCGCCGGACGCGGCGATGTCGTGTTGCACGGCCTGAACAGCTGGATCCCGTTGCCGCCCACGCCCTTCCAGCACGGTGTCGTGCACTGGCGGGTGAAGCCCGAGGTCTGCGGTTGGTCGCTGCCGGATTCCCAGGTCGTGCAGGAGGCCCTCGTCGAGGCCACCCGACCGGATCACGTCGGCGAGATGCTGGGTACCTCCGCCCAGCGTCTCGTGGCGGCCGACTCCTTCTGA
- a CDS encoding DUF4244 domain-containing protein, whose amino-acid sequence MRPLMRRIRALLASDDGSATAEYALVTVAAAVFAIALYSIVSGQSIASALEGLIDRALSLRP is encoded by the coding sequence ATGCGGCCCCTGATGCGCCGGATCCGTGCACTGCTCGCTTCCGACGACGGCTCGGCCACTGCGGAGTACGCCCTCGTCACGGTGGCCGCCGCCGTGTTCGCGATCGCGCTCTATTCGATCGTGAGCGGACAATCGATCGCCTCGGCCCTCGAGGGCCTGATCGACCGTGCGCTCTCGCTTCGGCCCTGA
- a CDS encoding type II secretion system F family protein encodes MSISVALLAVAVLVWPVRHAQRRLRALMPVERQPKRRWRLPRPTNAVLAVVGAGVGWCVLGPGGAVANAVLCVTCWRRWHSRRSRRRRTQVAEGMVGALGALVAELRVGAHPATAAERAAMDADPLAAKAMSAVAKTARLGGDVDRALVRSAADEPSLAGVLGQVGRAWRLAGRHGVPLAEVLDSVRRDLDQRLQFSRQVHARMAGPRASAAVLAVLPELGVLLGEAIDARPLHVLADTPIGQVLLATGALLICGGVLWSAKLTDHAVMP; translated from the coding sequence TTGAGCATCTCCGTTGCGCTGCTGGCCGTCGCCGTTCTGGTCTGGCCCGTGCGACACGCGCAGCGCCGGTTGCGGGCCCTGATGCCAGTGGAACGGCAACCCAAGCGTCGTTGGCGGCTGCCTCGGCCGACCAATGCTGTGCTCGCCGTTGTCGGGGCGGGCGTGGGGTGGTGTGTGCTGGGACCGGGCGGCGCGGTGGCCAATGCGGTGCTGTGCGTGACTTGTTGGCGGCGTTGGCATTCGCGCCGCAGTCGTCGGCGGCGAACGCAGGTGGCCGAGGGCATGGTTGGCGCGCTTGGCGCTCTGGTCGCCGAACTCCGCGTGGGCGCCCATCCGGCCACCGCCGCCGAGCGGGCGGCCATGGACGCCGATCCGTTGGCGGCAAAGGCGATGAGCGCCGTGGCCAAAACCGCCCGACTCGGCGGCGACGTCGACCGCGCGTTGGTCCGCAGCGCTGCCGACGAACCTTCTCTTGCCGGAGTGCTCGGACAGGTGGGCCGGGCCTGGCGGCTCGCCGGCCGGCACGGCGTTCCACTCGCCGAGGTGCTCGACTCGGTTCGCCGGGACCTCGATCAGCGACTCCAGTTCAGCCGTCAGGTGCACGCCCGGATGGCCGGCCCCAGGGCGAGCGCCGCCGTGCTGGCTGTGTTGCCCGAACTCGGTGTCCTGCTCGGCGAGGCCATCGACGCCCGTCCCCTGCACGTCCTCGCCGACACTCCCATCGGCCAGGTCCTGCTCGCCACCGGTGCGCTGCTCATCTGCGGCGGCGTGCTGTGGAGCGCCAAGCTGACCGACCACGCGGTGATGCCATGA